TGTCCGAGGCGCCCTCGGACGACTGACCCGGCGTGATCGACGAGCCGACGCGACGGCTGGACGAGGGCGCGCTGCGCGCCCTCGTCCCTCGGGTGCTCGCGGACCTGGTCCGGCGGGGCGAGGACTTCGATGCCGCCGAGGACGCGCTGCAGGAGGCGCTGCTGGAGGCGCTGCGGGTGTGGCCCGAGCACCCGCCGCGCGACCCGCGCGCGTGGCTGGCGACGGTCGCGACCCGGCGGCTCGTCGACGCCCGCCGCAGCGAGGCCGCCCGTCACCGCCGCGAGGAGGCGACGTACGCCGAGCCGCGGCCCGCCGCCACCGAGGAGGGCGACGACACCCTCTTCCTGCTCTTCTGCTGCTGCCACCCCGACCTCGCGCCCGCCTCCCAGGTGGCGCTGTCCCTGCGCGCCGTCGGCGGCCTCACCACCCGGGAGATCGCCGACGCCTTCTACGTGCCGGAGGCGACGATGGCGCAGCGGATCAGCCGGGCCAAGCGCGCCCTGCAGGGGCGCCGCCTGGACCAGCCCGGCGACCTCGCCGTCGTGCTGCGCGTGCTCTACCTCGTCTACACGGCCGGCCACGCGGGCCGGGTGGACCTGGCCAGCGAATCGATCCGGCTCGCCCGCCAACTCACCCTCGCCACCGAGGAACCGGAGGCGCGCGGGCTGCTCGCGCTGATGCTCCTCAACCACGCCCGCCTCCCGGCGCGACTCGACTCAGAGGGTCGCATCGTCACGCTCGACCGACAGGACCGCGGCCTGTGGGACACCCGCGAGATCGCCGAGGGCGTGCGCGTCCTGCAGTCGGCGCTGGCCGTTCAGCGCCCCGGCCGCTACCAGGTCGAGGCCGCCATCGC
This region of Actinomycetes bacterium genomic DNA includes:
- a CDS encoding sigma-70 family RNA polymerase sigma factor, yielding MIDEPTRRLDEGALRALVPRVLADLVRRGEDFDAAEDALQEALLEALRVWPEHPPRDPRAWLATVATRRLVDARRSEAARHRREEATYAEPRPAATEEGDDTLFLLFCCCHPDLAPASQVALSLRAVGGLTTREIADAFYVPEATMAQRISRAKRALQGRRLDQPGDLAVVLRVLYLVYTAGHAGRVDLASESIRLARQLTLATEEPEARGLLALMLLNHARLPARLDSEGRIVTLDRQDRGLWDTREIAEGVRVLQSALAVQRPGRYQVEAAIA